From Streptomyces qinzhouensis, one genomic window encodes:
- a CDS encoding arginine repressor — MAEAGGPAVPQTRMARHRRIVDILNRQPVRSQSQLAKLLADNGLSVTQATLSRDLDELGAVKIRNTGGELIYAVPSEGGFRTPQAPLGESAKEERMRRLSGELLISAEASANLVVLRTPPGAAQFLASAIDQAELHDILGTIAGDDTLLLISRDPVGGQALADHLLRLAQGAR; from the coding sequence ATGGCCGAGGCCGGCGGACCCGCGGTACCGCAGACCCGGATGGCCCGCCACCGGCGGATTGTGGACATCCTCAACCGCCAGCCGGTGCGTTCCCAGAGCCAGCTCGCCAAGCTGCTCGCGGACAACGGGCTCAGCGTCACCCAGGCAACGCTCTCCCGAGACCTCGACGAACTGGGGGCCGTGAAGATCCGCAACACCGGTGGTGAGCTGATCTACGCGGTCCCCAGCGAAGGCGGCTTCCGAACCCCCCAGGCACCCCTGGGAGAATCAGCCAAAGAAGAGCGGATGCGCCGGCTCTCCGGCGAACTGCTGATCTCCGCCGAAGCATCGGCGAATCTGGTCGTGCTCCGCACCCCACCAGGAGCGGCCCAGTTCCTCGCATCGGCCATCGACCAGGCCGAACTGCACGACATCCTCGGCACCATCGCCGGAGACGACACCCTGCTGCTGATCAGCCGGGATCCGGTCGGCGGCCAAGCGCTCGCCGACCATCTGCTCAGGCTCGCCCAGGGAGCCCGCTGA
- a CDS encoding L,D-transpeptidase family protein — protein MRRRLVPLSVLLLLTAGTVAVTPSPPPSVAAPVPAVAAVPAPVEPAPDAPLPERMADTGGGTQLITAVAPDTGSTAGRVVWWDLGADGRWSEAGSAPARFGANGLVAGGERVQGTSTTPTGLYDLPYAFGIAPAPEGAGYPYRPVTDRSYWCQDNDSASYNRWVEGLPADCRAAEAERMLDYGVQYAHGLVVGFNYDRPVRGRGAGIFLHVNGEGPTAGCVSVPADAMARILAWVDPGRGPHIAVGTESGPTAVTRGSA, from the coding sequence ATGCGCCGCCGCCTCGTTCCGCTCTCCGTCCTTCTGCTGCTCACGGCGGGGACGGTCGCCGTCACCCCATCGCCGCCCCCGTCGGTCGCCGCGCCCGTGCCGGCGGTCGCGGCCGTGCCGGCACCGGTCGAACCGGCGCCGGACGCTCCCCTGCCGGAGCGGATGGCGGATACCGGCGGGGGCACGCAGTTGATCACCGCGGTGGCGCCGGATACCGGGTCCACCGCGGGCCGGGTGGTGTGGTGGGACCTGGGGGCGGACGGCCGGTGGAGCGAGGCGGGGTCGGCGCCCGCGCGGTTCGGGGCGAACGGGCTGGTGGCGGGCGGGGAGCGGGTTCAGGGCACATCGACCACGCCGACGGGGCTGTACGACCTGCCGTACGCCTTCGGTATCGCGCCCGCGCCGGAGGGGGCCGGCTATCCGTACCGGCCGGTGACCGACCGGTCGTACTGGTGCCAGGACAACGACTCCGCTTCGTACAACCGCTGGGTGGAGGGTTTGCCGGCGGACTGCCGGGCGGCGGAGGCGGAGCGCATGCTCGACTACGGCGTTCAGTACGCCCATGGGCTGGTCGTGGGCTTCAACTACGACCGGCCGGTGCGGGGCCGGGGGGCCGGGATCTTCCTTCATGTGAACGGGGAGGGCCCGACGGCGGGCTGTGTCTCCGTACCTGCTGACGCCATGGCCCGGATTCTGGCCTGGGTGGATCCCGGGCGGGGGCCGCATATCGCCGTGGGAACGGAGTCGGGGCCCACGGCCGTCACGCGTGGATCAGCGTGA
- a CDS encoding MFS transporter, producing MTSTAPLTKTEETAKAPGRWVALGVLVLAVLLVAVDATVLGLATPYLSEDLRPTGTQLLWIGDIYSFVIAGLLITMGSLGDRIGRKKLLLTGAVAFGAVSVLNAYATSPEMMILARALLGVAGATLMPSTLALIRNLFHDPRERSIAVGIWGAAASAGAAVGPVVGGALLEHFWWGSVFLINLPVMALLVLVGVKLLPESRNPNPGPWDPVSVVLSLLGIVAVVYAIKELAVHGFGAVALLAGTLGATALVWFVRRQLTLPSPLLDVRLFRNRGFSGAVLADLLTILGLSGLVFFLSQFLQLVQGRSPLEAGLIELPAAIGAVGAGLLAGFAARRFSVRVTVAGGLAAVGAALAGCTVLSASTGAPAIGAALFIGGLGAGFAFTVTADVILSSVPKEQAGAASAVSETAYELGAALGIAVLGSVVTGVYRGFTVPEGVSAETADGARDSLAGAMEASEALPSEQGAELLSAARDAFADGFHLAGAVGSAVLFATAVAAWFLLRGQKLEDGVEHP from the coding sequence GTGACCAGTACCGCCCCCCTGACAAAGACGGAGGAGACCGCGAAGGCCCCCGGCCGCTGGGTCGCCCTCGGCGTCCTGGTGCTGGCCGTGCTGCTGGTGGCGGTCGACGCCACCGTACTGGGTCTGGCCACACCCTATCTGAGTGAGGATCTGCGGCCCACCGGTACCCAGTTGCTGTGGATCGGCGACATCTACTCCTTCGTCATCGCCGGTCTGCTGATCACCATGGGCAGTCTGGGTGACCGGATCGGCCGGAAGAAGCTGCTGCTGACAGGTGCGGTCGCGTTCGGCGCGGTCTCCGTCCTCAACGCCTATGCCACCAGCCCCGAGATGATGATTCTCGCCCGGGCGCTGCTCGGTGTCGCCGGTGCGACCCTGATGCCGTCCACGCTGGCGCTGATCCGGAATCTGTTCCACGACCCCCGGGAGCGCAGTATCGCGGTCGGTATCTGGGGTGCGGCGGCCTCGGCCGGTGCCGCGGTCGGCCCGGTGGTCGGCGGCGCCCTGCTGGAGCACTTCTGGTGGGGCTCGGTCTTTCTGATCAATCTGCCGGTGATGGCGCTGCTGGTCCTCGTCGGTGTGAAGCTGCTGCCGGAGTCGCGGAATCCGAATCCGGGCCCCTGGGACCCGGTCAGTGTGGTGCTCTCCCTCCTGGGCATCGTCGCGGTGGTGTACGCGATCAAGGAGCTGGCCGTACACGGTTTCGGCGCCGTGGCGCTGCTGGCCGGGACGCTCGGTGCGACGGCGCTGGTGTGGTTCGTCCGCCGGCAGCTCACCCTGCCCTCGCCGCTGCTGGATGTGCGGCTCTTCCGTAACCGGGGCTTCTCCGGGGCCGTACTGGCGGATCTGCTGACCATCCTCGGCCTCTCCGGGCTGGTCTTCTTCCTTTCGCAGTTCCTCCAGTTGGTGCAGGGCAGGTCGCCGCTGGAGGCCGGTCTGATCGAACTGCCCGCGGCGATCGGTGCGGTGGGAGCGGGTCTGCTGGCCGGTTTCGCGGCCCGGCGGTTCTCCGTCCGGGTCACCGTCGCCGGTGGTCTGGCGGCCGTCGGTGCCGCCCTCGCCGGCTGTACGGTGCTGAGCGCGAGCACCGGCGCCCCCGCCATCGGCGCCGCCCTGTTCATCGGCGGTCTCGGTGCCGGTTTCGCGTTCACCGTGACGGCGGACGTGATCCTCTCCAGCGTGCCCAAGGAGCAGGCCGGTGCCGCGTCCGCGGTGTCGGAGACCGCGTACGAGCTGGGTGCCGCCCTCGGTATCGCCGTCCTGGGCTCGGTCGTCACCGGTGTCTACCGCGGCTTCACCGTCCCGGAAGGGGTGTCGGCGGAGACCGCGGACGGGGCCCGGGACTCTCTGGCCGGGGCCATGGAGGCCTCGGAGGCGCTGCCGTCCGAGCAGGGCGCGGAGCTGCTGTCCGCCGCCCGCGATGCCTTCGCCGACGGTTTCCACCTGGCCGGAGCGGTCGGTTCGGCGGTGCTGTTCGCGACCGCCGTCGCGGCCTGGTTCCTGCTGCGGGGCCAGAAGCTGGAGGACGGCGTCGAGCACCCGTGA
- a CDS encoding TetR/AcrR family transcriptional regulator, which translates to MTVDREQVLRAAAALLSRKGSATMDEVARAAGIGRATLHRHFAGRDTLVRALEDYGLRELETAISAARLDEDSAADALRRLVAESERCAPLFAFLVTENQLFEGEDVHEGWQRADRRIVALVKRGQEEGVFRIDLTAVWIAEALFGLISSAAWAIQSGRIAARDYTFMITELLLGGVTRRSVEK; encoded by the coding sequence ATGACTGTGGATCGAGAGCAGGTTCTCCGGGCTGCCGCCGCCCTGCTGTCCCGGAAGGGCAGCGCCACCATGGACGAGGTCGCCCGGGCGGCGGGGATCGGTCGGGCCACCCTGCACCGGCACTTCGCCGGGCGGGACACCCTGGTGCGGGCGCTGGAGGACTACGGCCTGCGGGAGCTGGAGACCGCGATCTCGGCCGCGAGACTCGACGAGGACAGTGCGGCCGACGCACTGCGCCGGCTGGTCGCCGAGTCCGAGCGCTGCGCCCCGCTGTTCGCGTTCCTGGTCACCGAGAACCAGCTGTTCGAGGGCGAAGACGTCCATGAAGGCTGGCAGCGGGCGGACCGGCGCATCGTGGCCCTGGTCAAGCGGGGCCAGGAGGAGGGCGTGTTCCGGATCGACCTCACGGCGGTCTGGATCGCCGAGGCCCTCTTCGGGCTGATCAGCTCGGCCGCCTGGGCCATCCAGTCCGGCCGGATCGCCGCCCGCGACTATACGTTCATGATCACCGAGCTGCTGCTCGGTGGTGTCACCCGACGGAGTGTGGAGAAGTGA
- the argH gene encoding argininosuccinate lyase — protein sequence MSSNNGDVRLWGGRFADGPAEALAKLSASVHFDWRLAPYDIAGSRAHARVLHKAGLLTRDELTRMIVGLDQLEADVADGSFTGTIADEDVHTALERGLLERLGPELGGKLRAGRSRNDQVATLFRMYLRDHSRIIGGLIAELQDALVGLAEAHPEVAMPGRTHLQHAQPVLFAHHVLAHVQSFSRDAERLRQWDERTAVSPYGSGALAGSSLGLDPEAVAADLGFERGSAGNSIDGTASRDFVAEFAFITAMIGVNLSRIAEEIIIWNTKEFSFVTLHDAFSTGSSIMPQKKNPDIAELARGKSGRLIGNLTGLMATLKALPLAYNRDLQEDKEPVFDSCDTLEVLLPAFTGMMATLTVHRERMEELAPAGFSLATDIAEWLVRQGVPFRVAHEVAGECVKECEAQGIELDQLTDAQFAAISEYLTPDVRTVLHVSGALASRNGRGGTAPSAVAVQLAEVKADLLIQHAWAAAKQ from the coding sequence GTGAGCAGCAACAACGGTGACGTCCGGCTCTGGGGAGGCCGGTTCGCCGACGGTCCGGCCGAGGCCCTGGCCAAGCTGTCCGCCTCCGTCCACTTCGACTGGCGGCTGGCGCCGTACGACATCGCCGGATCCCGCGCCCATGCCCGGGTTCTCCACAAGGCGGGGCTGCTCACCCGTGACGAACTCACCCGGATGATCGTCGGACTGGACCAGCTGGAAGCGGATGTCGCCGACGGCTCCTTCACCGGCACCATCGCCGACGAAGACGTCCACACGGCACTGGAGCGCGGACTACTGGAGCGCCTCGGGCCCGAGCTGGGCGGCAAGCTGCGCGCCGGACGCTCCCGGAACGACCAGGTCGCCACCCTCTTCCGGATGTATCTCCGCGACCACTCCCGGATCATCGGGGGGCTGATCGCCGAACTCCAGGACGCCCTGGTGGGCCTGGCCGAGGCCCATCCCGAGGTCGCCATGCCGGGGCGTACCCACCTCCAGCACGCCCAGCCCGTGCTCTTCGCCCACCATGTCCTCGCCCATGTGCAGTCCTTCTCCCGGGACGCCGAGCGGCTGCGGCAGTGGGACGAGCGGACCGCCGTTTCCCCCTATGGCTCGGGCGCCCTGGCAGGCTCCTCCCTCGGACTCGACCCCGAGGCCGTCGCCGCCGACCTCGGCTTCGAGCGGGGCTCCGCCGGAAACTCCATCGACGGCACCGCCTCCCGCGACTTCGTCGCCGAGTTCGCCTTCATCACCGCGATGATCGGCGTCAACCTCTCCCGGATCGCCGAGGAGATCATCATCTGGAACACGAAGGAGTTCTCCTTCGTCACCCTCCACGACGCCTTCTCGACCGGCTCGTCGATCATGCCGCAGAAGAAGAACCCGGACATCGCCGAGCTGGCCCGCGGCAAGTCCGGCCGGCTCATCGGCAATCTCACCGGACTGATGGCCACCCTGAAGGCACTGCCCCTCGCCTACAACCGCGACCTCCAGGAAGACAAGGAGCCCGTCTTCGACTCCTGCGACACCCTGGAAGTACTGCTCCCGGCCTTCACGGGAATGATGGCGACCCTCACCGTCCACCGTGAGCGAATGGAAGAGCTGGCCCCCGCCGGATTCTCCCTGGCCACCGATATCGCGGAGTGGCTGGTGCGGCAGGGAGTGCCGTTCCGAGTCGCCCATGAGGTGGCGGGGGAGTGCGTCAAGGAGTGCGAGGCGCAGGGCATCGAGCTGGACCAGCTCACCGATGCGCAGTTCGCCGCCATCTCCGAATATCTGACACCGGACGTCCGGACCGTGCTCCATGTCTCCGGCGCCCTCGCCTCCCGCAACGGACGCGGCGGCACCGCCCCCTCGGCAGTCGCCGTCCAGCTGGCCGAAGTCAAGGCCGATCTGCTGATCCAGCACGCCTGGGCCGCCGCCAAGCAGTAA
- a CDS encoding lysophospholipid acyltransferase family protein, whose translation MSLIKAVLGPVLRLMFRPRVEGADNIPGTGPVILAGNHLTFIDSMVLPLVCSRPVYFIGKDEYVTGKGLKGRLMAWFFTGVGMVPVDRDGANGGVAALNTGQRLLEQGKIFGIYPEGTRSPDGRLYRGHPGIARLTLRTGAPVVPFAIIGTDKLQPGGSGLPRPGRVTVRFGTAMEFSRYEGMGRNRYVLRAVTDSVMAEVMALSGQEYVDVYASTAKKAA comes from the coding sequence ATGTCGCTCATCAAGGCCGTCCTCGGACCGGTCCTGCGTCTGATGTTCCGGCCGCGCGTGGAGGGCGCCGACAACATTCCCGGCACCGGCCCGGTCATCCTGGCGGGCAATCACCTCACCTTCATCGACTCGATGGTGCTGCCGCTGGTCTGCTCGCGTCCGGTGTACTTCATCGGCAAGGACGAGTACGTGACCGGAAAGGGCCTCAAGGGCAGGCTGATGGCCTGGTTCTTCACCGGTGTCGGCATGGTCCCCGTGGACCGGGACGGGGCGAACGGCGGTGTCGCCGCGCTCAACACCGGCCAGCGGCTGCTGGAGCAGGGCAAGATCTTCGGCATCTACCCCGAGGGCACCCGCTCCCCCGACGGCCGGCTCTACCGGGGCCACCCCGGGATCGCCCGGCTGACCCTGCGGACGGGCGCCCCCGTGGTGCCGTTCGCCATCATCGGCACCGACAAGCTCCAGCCCGGCGGTTCGGGGCTGCCCAGGCCCGGCCGGGTGACCGTCCGCTTCGGTACGGCGATGGAGTTCTCCCGCTACGAGGGCATGGGCCGGAACCGCTACGTCCTGCGGGCCGTCACGGACTCGGTGATGGCCGAGGTGATGGCGCTCTCCGGGCAGGAGTACGTCGACGTCTACGCCAGCACTGCGAAGAAGGCCGCCTGA
- a CDS encoding argininosuccinate synthase: MTERVVLAYSGGLDTSVAIGWIAEETGAEVIAVAVDVGQGGEDLDVIRKRALACGAVEAEVADARDEFADEYCLPAIKANALYMDRYPLVSALSRPTIVKHLVAAARKHNAGIVAHGCTGKGNDQVRFEAGITALGPDLKCIAPVRDYAMTRDKAIAFCEEKQLPIATSKKSPYSIDQNVFGRAVETGFLEDIWNAPIEDIYEYTSNPAEPREADEVVISFKEGVPVAIDGKPVTVLQAIQQLNERAGAQGIGRIDMVEDRLVGIKSREVYEAPGAIALITAHQELENVTVERELARYKRQVEQRWGEMVYDGLWFSPLKRALDGFINEANEHVTGDIRMTLHGGRAVVTGRKSEESLYDFNLATYDSGDTFDQSKAQGFIEIFSLSAKIAARRDLNA, from the coding sequence GTGACCGAGCGCGTCGTACTCGCCTATTCGGGCGGTCTGGACACCTCCGTCGCCATCGGCTGGATCGCCGAGGAGACGGGCGCGGAGGTCATCGCCGTCGCCGTTGACGTCGGCCAGGGTGGCGAGGACCTCGACGTCATCCGCAAGCGCGCGCTCGCCTGCGGCGCGGTCGAGGCCGAGGTGGCTGACGCCCGGGACGAATTCGCCGACGAGTACTGCCTTCCGGCGATCAAGGCCAACGCCCTCTACATGGACCGCTATCCGCTGGTCTCCGCCCTCTCCCGGCCCACCATCGTCAAGCATCTGGTCGCCGCCGCCCGTAAGCACAATGCGGGCATCGTCGCCCACGGCTGCACGGGCAAGGGCAACGACCAGGTGCGCTTCGAGGCCGGAATCACCGCACTCGGCCCCGACCTCAAGTGCATCGCGCCGGTCCGGGACTACGCGATGACCCGGGACAAGGCGATCGCCTTCTGCGAGGAGAAGCAGCTCCCGATCGCCACCAGCAAGAAGTCCCCGTACTCCATCGACCAGAACGTCTTCGGCCGTGCCGTCGAGACCGGCTTCCTCGAGGACATCTGGAACGCTCCGATCGAGGACATTTACGAGTACACCTCCAACCCCGCCGAACCGCGCGAGGCCGACGAGGTCGTCATCTCCTTCAAGGAAGGTGTCCCGGTCGCCATCGACGGCAAGCCGGTCACCGTCCTCCAGGCGATCCAGCAGCTCAACGAGCGGGCAGGCGCCCAGGGCATCGGCCGGATCGACATGGTCGAGGACCGGCTGGTGGGCATCAAGTCCCGTGAGGTCTACGAGGCGCCGGGGGCCATCGCCCTGATCACCGCCCACCAGGAGCTGGAGAACGTCACCGTCGAGCGCGAGCTGGCCCGCTACAAGCGGCAGGTCGAGCAGCGCTGGGGCGAGATGGTCTATGACGGCCTGTGGTTCTCCCCGCTGAAGCGCGCGCTGGACGGCTTCATCAACGAGGCCAACGAGCATGTCACCGGTGATATCCGGATGACCCTCCACGGCGGCCGCGCCGTGGTCACCGGCCGGAAGTCCGAGGAGTCGCTCTACGACTTCAACCTCGCCACCTACGACTCCGGTGACACCTTCGACCAGTCGAAGGCCCAGGGCTTTATCGAGATCTTCAGCCTCTCGGCGAAGATCGCTGCCCGGCGTGATCTGAACGCCTGA
- a CDS encoding HAD domain-containing protein yields the protein MKPLLLIDVDGPLNPYGGKPERRPEGYGTHRLRPEGWHGAKPLRVWLNPDHGRELLALADRYELVWATTWKGEANRWISPPLGLPELPYIDWPVIHGAAPYGTFWKTQYILDYAAGRPFAWLDDDISEPDREFVAQKHLAAALLLHVDHRIGLTRPDFEALEEWAAAR from the coding sequence ATGAAACCGCTGCTGTTGATCGACGTCGACGGCCCGCTGAATCCCTATGGGGGCAAGCCGGAGCGCCGTCCGGAGGGATATGGAACGCATCGGCTGCGGCCCGAGGGCTGGCACGGGGCGAAGCCGCTGCGGGTCTGGCTGAATCCGGATCACGGCCGGGAGCTGCTGGCGCTCGCGGACCGCTATGAGCTGGTGTGGGCGACGACCTGGAAGGGTGAGGCGAACCGTTGGATATCCCCGCCGCTGGGGCTGCCGGAGCTGCCGTACATCGACTGGCCGGTGATACATGGGGCGGCGCCGTACGGAACCTTCTGGAAGACCCAGTACATCCTCGACTACGCGGCGGGGCGGCCCTTTGCCTGGCTGGACGACGACATCAGTGAGCCGGACCGGGAGTTCGTGGCCCAAAAGCACCTCGCCGCCGCCCTGCTGCTCCATGTCGATCACCGGATCGGGCTGACCCGACCGGATTTCGAGGCACTGGAGGAGTGGGCGGCGGCGCGGTAA